A single window of Gossypium hirsutum isolate 1008001.06 chromosome A10, Gossypium_hirsutum_v2.1, whole genome shotgun sequence DNA harbors:
- the LOC107897281 gene encoding pentatricopeptide repeat-containing protein At1g80550, mitochondrial isoform X1: protein MLFPLSEYASSPFGSSNGVPELRFRTQSEKLSRFLSFVFLTDISFWVSCRFQDRGLAWMAIVHGCARMIFSISVKRLSSFSLISPIHRLFSSTSHSIFPNATPHFHSQSPNPLPDQSHVDHRTVHETLSCYSEDWKRAFEFFNWVETACHFTHTTDTFNKMLDILGKYFEFDLSWDLVRRMKNNPYSMPNHATFRIMFKRYITAHLVNEAIATFDRLGEFNLKDDISFCNVVDALCEYKHVIEAHELCFSGRSKDLGFNVNDTKIHNMILRGWFKMGWWSKCREFWEEMDKKGIKKDLHSYSIYMDIMCKSGKPWKAVKLYKEMKKKGMKLDVVAYNTAIRAIGISDGAEFGVGVFREMRDLGCEPNVVTYNTVIKLLLGNGRVRQAYSVLDQMLKNDCAPDVITYHCFFGSLEKPREILKLFDLMIRNGVQPRMDTYVMLMRKFGRWGFLRLVFMVWKKMEELGSSPNEFAYNALIDALIEKGLLDMARKYDEEMLAKGISSKPREELGTKLGQGEPHT from the coding sequence ATGTTGTTCCCCTTGTCCGAATACGCCTCGTCGCCGTTCGGATCGTCGAACGGAGTCCCAGAGCTCCGGTTCCGGACTCAATCGGAGAAGTTAAGCCGATTCCTCTCCTTTGTTTTTCTCACTGATATCTCTTTTTGGGTCTCTTGCAGGTTTCAAGACAGAGGCTTGGCTTGGATGGCCATAGTCCATGGTTGTGCAAGAATGATTTTTTCAATCTCCGTAAAACGCCTCAGCTCCTTTTCACTGATTTCACCAATTCATCGACTCTTTTCCTCTACTTCTCACTCTATATTCCCAAACGCCACTCCTCATTTCCACTCTCAGTCCCCAAATCCCCTCCCGGACCAATCCCATGTCGACCACCGAACCGTCCACGAAACCCTCTCTTGCTACTCTGAAGACTGGAAACGCGCCTTTGAGTTCTTCAATTGGGTTGAAACAGCTTGCCACTTCACCCACACCACAGACACCTTCAACAAGATGTTGGACATTTTGGGTAAGTATTTCGAGTTTGATCTTTCATGGGATTTGGTTCGTAGAATGAAGAACAACCCTTATTCGATGCCCAATCATGCCACGTTTCGCATCATGTTTAAGCGTTATATAACTGCCCATCTTGTTAATGAAGCTATTGCTACTTTTGATAGATTAGGGGAATTCAATTTGAAAGATGATATTTCATTCTGTAACGTTGTTGATGCACTTTGTGAGTATAAGCATGTAATTGAGGCACATGAATTGTGCTTTTCCGGTAGAAGTAAGGACTTAGGTTTTAATGTGAATGATACTAAGATTCATAATATGATTCTTCGTGGGTGGTTTAAAATGGGATGGTGGAGTAAATGTAGGGAATTTTGGGAAGAAATGGATAAAAAGGGTATTAAGAAAGATTTGCATTCTTATTCTATTTACATGGATATAATGTGCAAGAGTGGGAAGCCGTGGAAGGCAGTGAAGTTGTATAAGGAGATGAAGAAGAAAGGGATGAAGTTGGATGTTGTGGCGTATAATACTGCAATTCGTGCTATTGGCATTTCAGACGGTGCGGAATTTGGTGTCGGGGTATTCAGGGAGATGAGGGATTTGGGTTGTGAGCCGAATGTTGTCACTTACAATACGGTTATAAAGCTTTTGCTTGGGAATGGGAGGGTGAGACAAGCTTATTCCGTGCTTGATCAAATGCTAAAGAATGATTGtgcacctgatgtgattacaTACCATTGCTTTTTTGGGTCTCTTGAGAAGCCTAGAGAGATCCTTAAGTTGTTTGATTTGATGATTAGGAATGGGGTTCAGCCAAGGATGGACACATATGTGATGCTTATGAGGAAGTTTGGGAGATGGGGATTTCTTCGACTGGTTTTTATGGTTTGGAAGAAGATGGAAGAACTAGGAAGTAGCCCGAATGAGTTTGCATACAATGCTCTGATTGATGCGTTGATTGAAAAGGGCTTGTTAGATATGGCTCGGAAGTATGATGAGGAAATGTTAGCCAAAGGGATTTCATCTAAGCCAAGGGAAGAATTGGGAACAAAGCTGGGGCAAGGAGAACCTCACACTTGA
- the LOC107897281 gene encoding pentatricopeptide repeat-containing protein At1g80550, mitochondrial isoform X2 has protein sequence MAIVHGCARMIFSISVKRLSSFSLISPIHRLFSSTSHSIFPNATPHFHSQSPNPLPDQSHVDHRTVHETLSCYSEDWKRAFEFFNWVETACHFTHTTDTFNKMLDILGKYFEFDLSWDLVRRMKNNPYSMPNHATFRIMFKRYITAHLVNEAIATFDRLGEFNLKDDISFCNVVDALCEYKHVIEAHELCFSGRSKDLGFNVNDTKIHNMILRGWFKMGWWSKCREFWEEMDKKGIKKDLHSYSIYMDIMCKSGKPWKAVKLYKEMKKKGMKLDVVAYNTAIRAIGISDGAEFGVGVFREMRDLGCEPNVVTYNTVIKLLLGNGRVRQAYSVLDQMLKNDCAPDVITYHCFFGSLEKPREILKLFDLMIRNGVQPRMDTYVMLMRKFGRWGFLRLVFMVWKKMEELGSSPNEFAYNALIDALIEKGLLDMARKYDEEMLAKGISSKPREELGTKLGQGEPHT, from the coding sequence ATGGCCATAGTCCATGGTTGTGCAAGAATGATTTTTTCAATCTCCGTAAAACGCCTCAGCTCCTTTTCACTGATTTCACCAATTCATCGACTCTTTTCCTCTACTTCTCACTCTATATTCCCAAACGCCACTCCTCATTTCCACTCTCAGTCCCCAAATCCCCTCCCGGACCAATCCCATGTCGACCACCGAACCGTCCACGAAACCCTCTCTTGCTACTCTGAAGACTGGAAACGCGCCTTTGAGTTCTTCAATTGGGTTGAAACAGCTTGCCACTTCACCCACACCACAGACACCTTCAACAAGATGTTGGACATTTTGGGTAAGTATTTCGAGTTTGATCTTTCATGGGATTTGGTTCGTAGAATGAAGAACAACCCTTATTCGATGCCCAATCATGCCACGTTTCGCATCATGTTTAAGCGTTATATAACTGCCCATCTTGTTAATGAAGCTATTGCTACTTTTGATAGATTAGGGGAATTCAATTTGAAAGATGATATTTCATTCTGTAACGTTGTTGATGCACTTTGTGAGTATAAGCATGTAATTGAGGCACATGAATTGTGCTTTTCCGGTAGAAGTAAGGACTTAGGTTTTAATGTGAATGATACTAAGATTCATAATATGATTCTTCGTGGGTGGTTTAAAATGGGATGGTGGAGTAAATGTAGGGAATTTTGGGAAGAAATGGATAAAAAGGGTATTAAGAAAGATTTGCATTCTTATTCTATTTACATGGATATAATGTGCAAGAGTGGGAAGCCGTGGAAGGCAGTGAAGTTGTATAAGGAGATGAAGAAGAAAGGGATGAAGTTGGATGTTGTGGCGTATAATACTGCAATTCGTGCTATTGGCATTTCAGACGGTGCGGAATTTGGTGTCGGGGTATTCAGGGAGATGAGGGATTTGGGTTGTGAGCCGAATGTTGTCACTTACAATACGGTTATAAAGCTTTTGCTTGGGAATGGGAGGGTGAGACAAGCTTATTCCGTGCTTGATCAAATGCTAAAGAATGATTGtgcacctgatgtgattacaTACCATTGCTTTTTTGGGTCTCTTGAGAAGCCTAGAGAGATCCTTAAGTTGTTTGATTTGATGATTAGGAATGGGGTTCAGCCAAGGATGGACACATATGTGATGCTTATGAGGAAGTTTGGGAGATGGGGATTTCTTCGACTGGTTTTTATGGTTTGGAAGAAGATGGAAGAACTAGGAAGTAGCCCGAATGAGTTTGCATACAATGCTCTGATTGATGCGTTGATTGAAAAGGGCTTGTTAGATATGGCTCGGAAGTATGATGAGGAAATGTTAGCCAAAGGGATTTCATCTAAGCCAAGGGAAGAATTGGGAACAAAGCTGGGGCAAGGAGAACCTCACACTTGA